In Nymphaea colorata isolate Beijing-Zhang1983 chromosome 3, ASM883128v2, whole genome shotgun sequence, a genomic segment contains:
- the LOC116251548 gene encoding uncharacterized protein LOC116251548 isoform X2: MGFNRFGTFEPSRSLAGSFFTNEAIRGYITSGLAGNHVIGRHLSSREALRWEIEKDKIRAEMIADIIRRRQLEEEVRRELALEREMVLRQELQLLDSLNSAAQDVKAENRFCFGGKSLPKSGVAVDPLRPEAGSSSEPALADPRAAVEKPVVFPVNTLNDILRGTKRKVPAPPAAAKGTDAKERELPWLAIPRKKTKIFQSVWTCNLCHISCTSRDSLAHHHHGKKHKAKLEESRLQKEEGPSDKIDPKKPRPSATEAAGVTDGGLVIGAAENLNLKKTPGSKKQLKGKSVEPKPKNQKVKKKGSGFMFRCEHCGVGCNSEAVLDSHLKGKKHAAKLEELKISGDASVRAMPVKTFSAKETVKTQAATGMQEEDGSVNEGEEVLEHEENKGVDVAGCKLVEQKENEEVQVVAQKENERIEVAGNEVREQKENERIEVAGNEVREQKENERIEVAGNEVREQKEDGEVDDAGNDVEEEDGRNWVLGL; this comes from the exons ATGGGTTTCAATCGATTCGGGACGTTCGAACCTTCCAGGAGTTTGGCTGGCAGCTTCTTTACCAATGAAGCCATCCGAG GTTACATCACCAGCGGCCTTGCGGGAAACCATGTGATAGGTAGGCACCTGAGTTCGAGGGAGGCGCTGAGATGGGAGATCGAGAAGGACAAGATACGGGCGGAGATGATTGCGGACATTATAAGGAGGCGCCAGCTCGAGGAGGAGGTCCGCAGAGAGCTGGCGCTCGAGCGGGAGATGGTACTCCGGCAGGAGCTCCAGTTGCTCGATTCGCTGAACTCTGCGGCTCAGGATGTTAAGGCGGAGAACCGCTTCTGCTTCGGTGGGAAATCGTTGCCTAAGTCGGGTGTTGCGGTGGACCCGCTTCGGCCTGAGGCAGGGAGCTCTAGTGAGCCAGCACTTGCAGACCCAAGGGCAGCAGTGGAGAAGCCGGTTGTGTTTCCT GTTAACACATTAAACGACATACTTCGAGGGACAAAGCGCAAAGTTCCTGCACCGCCTGCCGCAGCAAAAGGCACAGATGCAAAAGAGAGGGAACTTCCGTGGTTAGCTATTCcgaggaagaaaacaaagatatTTCAAAGTGTGTGGACCTGTAACCTTTGTCACATAAGCTGCACAAGCAGGGATAGCTTGGCTCATCATCATCATGGCAAAAAGCACAAGGCAAAACTGGAGGAATCAAGGCTACAGAAAGAGGAAGGTCCTTCAGACAAGATAGACCCAAAAAAGCCACGACCAAGTGCAACCGAAGCTGCAGGTGTTACAGATGGAGGACTTGTTATTGGTGCGGCAGAGAACTTGAACCTTAAGAAAACACCAGGGAGCAAGAAGCAGCTGAAGGGCAAAAGTGTTGAACCAAAGCCGAAAAATCAGAAGGTGAAGAAAAAAGGCAGCGGATTCATGTTCCGATGTGAGCACTGCGGAGTCGGATGCAATAGTGAGGCTGTACTTGATTCACACctgaaaggaaagaaacacgCAGCTAAGCTGGAAGAGCTCAAGATATCTGGCGATGCCAGTGTCAGGGCTATGCCGGTGAAGACGTTTTCAGCAAAGGAAACTGTCAAAACACAAGCAGCGACGGGTATGCAGGAGGAGGATGGCTCTGTCAATGAAGGCGAAGAAGTTTTAGAACATGAAGAAAACAAAGGTGTAGACGTTGCGGGCTGTAAACTTGTGGAGCAGAAGGAAAACGAAGAGGTTCAAGTTGTGGCGCAGAAGGAAAACGAGAGGATAGAGGTTGCTGGTAACGAAGTCAGGGAGCAGAAGGAAAACGAGAGGATAGAGGTTGCTGGTAACGAAGTCAGGGAGCAGAAGGAAAACGAGAGGATAGAGGTTGCTGGTAACGAAGTCAGGGAGCAGAAGGAAGATGGGGAGGTAGACGATGCGGGTAatgatgttgaggaagaagatggcAGAAACTGGGTTCTAGGACTATAG
- the LOC116251548 gene encoding uncharacterized protein LOC116251548 isoform X1: MGFNRFGTFEPSRSLAGSFFTNEAIRAGYITSGLAGNHVIGRHLSSREALRWEIEKDKIRAEMIADIIRRRQLEEEVRRELALEREMVLRQELQLLDSLNSAAQDVKAENRFCFGGKSLPKSGVAVDPLRPEAGSSSEPALADPRAAVEKPVVFPVNTLNDILRGTKRKVPAPPAAAKGTDAKERELPWLAIPRKKTKIFQSVWTCNLCHISCTSRDSLAHHHHGKKHKAKLEESRLQKEEGPSDKIDPKKPRPSATEAAGVTDGGLVIGAAENLNLKKTPGSKKQLKGKSVEPKPKNQKVKKKGSGFMFRCEHCGVGCNSEAVLDSHLKGKKHAAKLEELKISGDASVRAMPVKTFSAKETVKTQAATGMQEEDGSVNEGEEVLEHEENKGVDVAGCKLVEQKENEEVQVVAQKENERIEVAGNEVREQKENERIEVAGNEVREQKENERIEVAGNEVREQKEDGEVDDAGNDVEEEDGRNWVLGL, encoded by the exons ATGGGTTTCAATCGATTCGGGACGTTCGAACCTTCCAGGAGTTTGGCTGGCAGCTTCTTTACCAATGAAGCCATCCGAG CAGGTTACATCACCAGCGGCCTTGCGGGAAACCATGTGATAGGTAGGCACCTGAGTTCGAGGGAGGCGCTGAGATGGGAGATCGAGAAGGACAAGATACGGGCGGAGATGATTGCGGACATTATAAGGAGGCGCCAGCTCGAGGAGGAGGTCCGCAGAGAGCTGGCGCTCGAGCGGGAGATGGTACTCCGGCAGGAGCTCCAGTTGCTCGATTCGCTGAACTCTGCGGCTCAGGATGTTAAGGCGGAGAACCGCTTCTGCTTCGGTGGGAAATCGTTGCCTAAGTCGGGTGTTGCGGTGGACCCGCTTCGGCCTGAGGCAGGGAGCTCTAGTGAGCCAGCACTTGCAGACCCAAGGGCAGCAGTGGAGAAGCCGGTTGTGTTTCCT GTTAACACATTAAACGACATACTTCGAGGGACAAAGCGCAAAGTTCCTGCACCGCCTGCCGCAGCAAAAGGCACAGATGCAAAAGAGAGGGAACTTCCGTGGTTAGCTATTCcgaggaagaaaacaaagatatTTCAAAGTGTGTGGACCTGTAACCTTTGTCACATAAGCTGCACAAGCAGGGATAGCTTGGCTCATCATCATCATGGCAAAAAGCACAAGGCAAAACTGGAGGAATCAAGGCTACAGAAAGAGGAAGGTCCTTCAGACAAGATAGACCCAAAAAAGCCACGACCAAGTGCAACCGAAGCTGCAGGTGTTACAGATGGAGGACTTGTTATTGGTGCGGCAGAGAACTTGAACCTTAAGAAAACACCAGGGAGCAAGAAGCAGCTGAAGGGCAAAAGTGTTGAACCAAAGCCGAAAAATCAGAAGGTGAAGAAAAAAGGCAGCGGATTCATGTTCCGATGTGAGCACTGCGGAGTCGGATGCAATAGTGAGGCTGTACTTGATTCACACctgaaaggaaagaaacacgCAGCTAAGCTGGAAGAGCTCAAGATATCTGGCGATGCCAGTGTCAGGGCTATGCCGGTGAAGACGTTTTCAGCAAAGGAAACTGTCAAAACACAAGCAGCGACGGGTATGCAGGAGGAGGATGGCTCTGTCAATGAAGGCGAAGAAGTTTTAGAACATGAAGAAAACAAAGGTGTAGACGTTGCGGGCTGTAAACTTGTGGAGCAGAAGGAAAACGAAGAGGTTCAAGTTGTGGCGCAGAAGGAAAACGAGAGGATAGAGGTTGCTGGTAACGAAGTCAGGGAGCAGAAGGAAAACGAGAGGATAGAGGTTGCTGGTAACGAAGTCAGGGAGCAGAAGGAAAACGAGAGGATAGAGGTTGCTGGTAACGAAGTCAGGGAGCAGAAGGAAGATGGGGAGGTAGACGATGCGGGTAatgatgttgaggaagaagatggcAGAAACTGGGTTCTAGGACTATAG
- the LOC116251152 gene encoding uncharacterized protein LOC116251152 isoform X2 codes for MASLSDAKKLMFKHQSLKQDFDDLFRQTQALRAKLHEAKEKRLRLVAEVRFLWRKHKLLSSNSSQTTQNVNQVESLEAGSGSGRRRRSYKEEEVAASRSHPLLDLNQASEQLLVGSRRGRRTSGSMGTFEQEVKSRRLHGRSVGK; via the exons ATGGCGTCCCTGTCTGATGCTAAGAAATTGATGTTTAAGCACCAAAGCTTGAAGCAGGATTTCGATGACCTGTTCAGA CAAACACAGGCTTTGAGGGCCAAGTTACACGAAGCCAAGGAAAAGCGTTTGAGACTTGTAGCAGAAGTTAG ATTCTTATGGCGAAAACACAAGCTCTTGTCCAGCAATTCTTCACAGACGACCCAAAATGTCAACCAAGTTGAGAGCTTAGAAGCTGGAAGTGGGTCTGGGCGACGGAGAAGGAGTTACAAAGAGGAAGAAGTTGCCGCTTCACGAAGTCATCCTCTTCTTGACTTGAATCAGGCTTCTGAACAG TTGCTTGTAGGGAGTAGAAGAGGAAGGCGAACCTCAGGTTCCATGGGAACCTTTGAACAAGAAGTCAAAAGCAGGCGTCTTCATGGCCGATCAGTTGGCAAATGA
- the LOC116251152 gene encoding uncharacterized protein LOC116251152 isoform X1 — protein MASLSDAKKLMFKHQSLKQDFDDLFRQTQALRAKLHEAKEKRLRLVAEVRFLWRKHKLLSSNSSQTTQNVNQVESLEAGSGSGRRRRSYKEEEVAASRSHPLLDLNQASEQGVEEEGEPQVPWEPLNKKSKAGVFMADQLANDLKLSICRGIVSGIGNGNEGTERTGKRKISWQDQVALRV, from the exons ATGGCGTCCCTGTCTGATGCTAAGAAATTGATGTTTAAGCACCAAAGCTTGAAGCAGGATTTCGATGACCTGTTCAGA CAAACACAGGCTTTGAGGGCCAAGTTACACGAAGCCAAGGAAAAGCGTTTGAGACTTGTAGCAGAAGTTAG ATTCTTATGGCGAAAACACAAGCTCTTGTCCAGCAATTCTTCACAGACGACCCAAAATGTCAACCAAGTTGAGAGCTTAGAAGCTGGAAGTGGGTCTGGGCGACGGAGAAGGAGTTACAAAGAGGAAGAAGTTGCCGCTTCACGAAGTCATCCTCTTCTTGACTTGAATCAGGCTTCTGAACAG GGAGTAGAAGAGGAAGGCGAACCTCAGGTTCCATGGGAACCTTTGAACAAGAAGTCAAAAGCAGGCGTCTTCATGGCCGATCAGTTGGCAAATGATTTGAAGCTATCTATTTGCAGAGGAATTGTTAGTGGAATAGGTAATGGAAATGAAGGTACAGAGAGAACGGGGAAGAGGAAAATCTCATGGCAGGATCAGGTAGCTCTTAGAGTATGA
- the LOC116249532 gene encoding nucleoid-associated protein At2g24020, chloroplastic has translation MASINTLTSHVCHLKHLDRKQNPISSSCSSSCNGLINRSTSNVRQLSQSCKRAPHPHTRRPLKIYSLFGGKKDDNENNDETAKKAGLFGNMQGLYETVKKAQMVVQVEAVRVQKELAAAEFDGYCEGELIKVTLSGNQQPVRTEITEAAMELGPEKLSLLVTEAYKDAHQKSVQAMKERMSNLAQSLGMPPGLSEGLK, from the exons atgGCGTCCATCAACACTCTAACGAGCCACGTTTGTCACTTGAAGCACCTCGATCGGAAGCAGAACCCTATCTCTTCCTCTTGCTCCTCCTCtt GTAATGGATTAATAAACAGGAGCACAAGTAATGTACGTCAGCTATCGCAGTCCTGCAAGAGAGCCCCACATCCACATACAAGAAGACCTTTGAAGATATACAGCCTGTTTGGAGGGAAAAAGGACGATAATGAAAATAATGATGAAACCGCCAAGAAG GCAGGTTTATTCGGGAACATGCAAGGTCTGTATGAGACAGTAAAGAAGGCTCAGATGGTAGTCCAGGTTGAGGCAGTACGTGTCCAAAAGGAACTTGCTGC GGCAGAATTTGATGGTTATTGTGAAGGTGAGCTCATTAAG GTCACACTTTCAGGAAACCAACAACCTGTTCGTACAGAAATTACTGAGGCTGCAATGGAGTTGGGACCAGAG AAGCTTTCTCTTTTGGTCACTGAAGCCTACAAAGATGCACATCAGAAGAGTGTACAG GCTATGAAGGAGAGAATGAGCAATCTTGCCCAGAGCCTAGGGATGCCACCAGGGCTTAGTGAGGGACTTAAATGA
- the LOC116249691 gene encoding chaperone protein dnaJ 8, chloroplastic-like, which yields MAASMGKVSGGRWVQVGSFKEKPRARAVRTCVARLREQYRTLRVEPGASEKEVRKAFRQLALQYHPDVCKGNDCGVQFHRINEAYDVVMSSFREEEPDDRACEFACDDDQMRGMYDSSWDMWEEWMGWEGAGIRDYSSHINPYI from the exons ATGGCGGCTTCGATGGGGAAGGTGTCTGGTGGGAGGTGGGTTCAGGTGGGCTCTTTCAAGGAGAAGCCCAGGGCTCGCGCGGTGCGAACCTGCGTCGCCAGGCTGAGGGAGCAGTATCGAACCCTGAGGGTCGAGCCTGGTGCCTCCGAGAAGGAGGTCAGGAAGGCATTTAGGCAGCTAGCTCTGCAG TATCACCCTGACGTTTGTAAAGGAAACGACTGTGGAGTCCAGTTTCACAGGATCAATGAAGCCTATGAT GTTGTGATGAGCAGTTTTAGGGAAGAAGAGCCTGATGACAGGGCCTGCGAGTTTGCGTGTGATGATGATCAGATGAGGGGGATGTATGATTCAAGCTGGGATATGTGGGAGGAGTGGATGGGATGGGAAGGTGCAGGCATTCGAGATTATTCCTCTCACATCAACCCATACATATGA